Genomic DNA from Pseudomonas fluorescens:
CAGGCGGCTGGTGACCATATCCACGGCCATGTGCGAGCCAGAGCGGTAACTGGCGGCGGCGCCGATGAAGGTAAATACGATCATCAGCAGGATGGCGGTGGGCTCGGGCCAGCTCGAGCCGGAACCCAGCACGTAGCGGGCGAACACACCCCAGGGAATCATCAGCGCAACGGCGAGGACAGAGAGGCCGGCCACCCAGATGCAAGTCATGTAAATCGTGTCGTTGATACGCAGCAGCAAATTCTTCATCGGGTTCCACCGTAACTGGGCGCGCCTTCAACCGCAGGCGCGCCCGGCCTTTTCATGAGTGCAGATTGAGAGGCTTTACTGGACAGCTTCGATACGCTTGATCAGGTCGGCATACGGCGCGCCGTATTTGGCCCGGATTGGCGCCGTGGCGTCGTAGAAGGGTTTTTTGTCGACGGTGATGAACTCGACGCCGGCGGCCTTGAGTTTTTCTTCACTGGCGGTGGACTTCTTGTCCCACAGCACGCGCTCTTCAGCCTGGGCGGCCTTGGCGGCTTTTTTCACCATGTCTTGCTGCTCTGGGGTGAGTTTGTTCCAAGTGATTTTCGACATCACGATCGGCTCAGGCAGGATCAGGTGGCCGGTCAGGCTGTAGTACTTGGCGTTCTGGTAGTGGTTGTGTTCGAGCAGGGTTGGTGGGTTGTTTTCCGCGCCGTCGATCACGCCAGTCTGCAAGGCGCTGAAAATTTCGCCGGTGTCCATGGCGATGCCGTTGGCGCCCATGGCATTGAAAGTCTCGATGAACATCGGGTTGCCTTGGACGCGGATCTTCATGCCCTTCAGGTCTTCGAGCTTGTGCACGGGTTTCTTGGTGTAGAGGTTGCGCGTGCCGCCGTCCATCCAGGCCAGGGCCACCAGGCCGAACTCGGAGTTGGTGATCCGGTCGAGGATCGCATCGCCGACATCACCGTCGATGACCGCGCGCATGTGGGCCTGGTCGCGGAAGATGAACGGCATGTTGAAGACGTTCACGTCCGGAACGACGGGGCCGACGATACCCAGGCTGACCCGGGACATCTGGACCGCACCGGTTTGCATCTGCTCGATCACTTCTTTTTCGGAGCCCAATACGCCGCCCGGGAAGTACTTGAACTTCAGTTCGCCATTGCTTTCTTTCTCCAAGGTTTTACCCATGGATTCCTCGGCGACCACGGTTGGGTAGCCCTTGGGGTGGATGTCGGCGATCTTGATATCGAGGGCGTGCGCCGCCTGGGCCAGAAAGGCCAAGGGGAGGGCTGCGATCAGAAGCGTACGTTTGAAATTCATGGTCAATCTCCAGTCTTGTTGTTTTTTTATGGCTCATCCAGTGAAGCGGTGAAGCAGATCAGTTCGCGGAGTGCTCCCGTCCTCCGAAAGCAGGTTCAGCCAGGCCCTTGACGCCGGGGTTGAGGGCGAACACGCCACCGGCCAGGGACTGCGGGTCGTTGTCGTCACCGGGACGGATCGAGGTGACGAAGAGGGTGTCCAGGCGACTGCCGCCAAAGGCGCACATGGTCGGTTTCTTCACCGGCACTTGCAGTGAACGGTCGAGACGTCCGTCCGGGGTGAAACGGTGAATCAGCCCGGCATCGTTGGCGCAGATCCAATAGCAACCGTCGGCATCCACCGCGGCGCCATCCGGACGACCGGCCAACGGCATCATGTCGACGAACAGCCGCCGGTTGGACGGTGTGCCGCTGTCGATGTCGTAGTCGAAGGCCCAGATCTGCTGCACCAGCGGGTGTGAATCGGAGAGGTACATCGTGCGTCCGTCCGGGCTGAAGCCCAGGCCATTGGGCACGATGAAACCGCTCAGTTGCGCCTCGACCGGGCTGCGCTGGCCTGCCTCGTAACGATACATCCGGCCTTCGTCAGCGTTGGCGCCCATGTTCAGCACCATGCTGCCGGCCCAGAAACGGCCCTGGCGGTCGCAGCGGCCATCGTTGAGGCGCATGTCGGTGCGGCTGTGCTCGACGTTCGCGCACAGTTCGCTGTCCAGGCTGCCGTCGTCATTGGGGTGCAGGCGAAAGAAACCGCTTTCCATGCCGGCTACCCAGCCACCGTCCTGGTGACGGGCAATGCAGGCGAGCATTTCGGGCGCTTCCCAGCCCTGGAGCTTTCCGCTGCTAGCGTTCCAGCATTGCAGGCCACCGCTGGGAATGTTCACCCAATACAGGGCGTTTTCCTCGGGAACCCATACCGGGCTTTCCCCGACGGCGTTACGTGCATCGACAATCAATTCGGCTTGCATGGTGATTCCTTTGTGCGTGCGTATCCCATGAAAAACAGCGAATCAGTCGTCGAATGGGCCGGCTGCCACAAAGGCGCCACCCTGATAAACCATGGCCGGGTCATCGGCGGCCGGCATCGGCTGCGCTTCGACCTTGGCGCGGAAGATTTCCGAGGTGTCCTTGGGCTGGTAGCCCAGGTGCGCGGCGTGGCTGTTGTCCCACCAGACGTCGCGGTTGGCGGACATGCCGTAGACCACGGTGTGGCCAACCTTCGGCGTGTAGAGCGAACATTCGATCAGTTGGGTGAGGTCGTCGAAACTCAGCCAGGTGCTCATCATCCTGCGGTTCTGCGGTTCGGGGAACGACGAGCCGATGCGGATGCTGACGGTCTCGATGCCGTAGCGATCGAAGTAGAAACTGGCGACGTCCTCACCGTAGGACTTGGACAGGCCGTAGTAGCCATCCGGGCGGCGAGGGGAGAGAGCGTCGATGGTCTCATCCTGTTTGTAGAAACCGATGACGTGGTTGGAGCTGGCGAAGATCACTCGCTTGACGCCGTGTTTGCGGGCGGCTTCATAAATGTGAAAGACGCC
This window encodes:
- a CDS encoding TRAP transporter substrate-binding protein — translated: MNFKRTLLIAALPLAFLAQAAHALDIKIADIHPKGYPTVVAEESMGKTLEKESNGELKFKYFPGGVLGSEKEVIEQMQTGAVQMSRVSLGIVGPVVPDVNVFNMPFIFRDQAHMRAVIDGDVGDAILDRITNSEFGLVALAWMDGGTRNLYTKKPVHKLEDLKGMKIRVQGNPMFIETFNAMGANGIAMDTGEIFSALQTGVIDGAENNPPTLLEHNHYQNAKYYSLTGHLILPEPIVMSKITWNKLTPEQQDMVKKAAKAAQAEERVLWDKKSTASEEKLKAAGVEFITVDKKPFYDATAPIRAKYGAPYADLIKRIEAVQ
- a CDS encoding SMP-30/gluconolactonase/LRE family protein, coding for MQAELIVDARNAVGESPVWVPEENALYWVNIPSGGLQCWNASSGKLQGWEAPEMLACIARHQDGGWVAGMESGFFRLHPNDDGSLDSELCANVEHSRTDMRLNDGRCDRQGRFWAGSMVLNMGANADEGRMYRYEAGQRSPVEAQLSGFIVPNGLGFSPDGRTMYLSDSHPLVQQIWAFDYDIDSGTPSNRRLFVDMMPLAGRPDGAAVDADGCYWICANDAGLIHRFTPDGRLDRSLQVPVKKPTMCAFGGSRLDTLFVTSIRPGDDNDPQSLAGGVFALNPGVKGLAEPAFGGREHSAN
- a CDS encoding NAD-dependent epimerase/dehydratase family protein gives rise to the protein MTTTQIRHPFNRLLLTGAAGGLGKVLRERLKPFARHIRLSDIANMAPAIDESEEVMPCDLSDKQAVHQLVEGVDAILHFGGVSVERPFEEILGANISGVFHIYEAARKHGVKRVIFASSNHVIGFYKQDETIDALSPRRPDGYYGLSKSYGEDVASFYFDRYGIETVSIRIGSSFPEPQNRRMMSTWLSFDDLTQLIECSLYTPKVGHTVVYGMSANRDVWWDNSHAAHLGYQPKDTSEIFRAKVEAQPMPAADDPAMVYQGGAFVAAGPFDD